In the genome of Streptomyces sp. SAI-127, the window CGGGCCGAACTGGACCGCGATGTTCACCGAGATGCAGGCCGGCTGGGCCAAGGTGGTCAGCAAGGAGCAGACGGTGACCCAGCTCCTCGCCCACATGCAGGAGTGGACGGTCGACGACCTGAAGTCCCGCGGCATCAGCGTCAAGGGCTAGAGGCTGAGGGCTGCTACTGATGATTCGCTCCCTGCGCTGGAAGGGTGCCGCCTTCACGGTGCCCTTCCAGCTCGGCTTCGTCTTCCTGTACCTGCTGCCGATCGGGTACGCCGTCTACCAGTCGCTGTACCGGTCGCAGTCCTCCGGGCTGGGGCTCGGTGGCACGACCGACGAGTTCTCCGGTCTGGACAACTACCAACAGGGGCTGACCGACTCGGCGTTCATGGGCTCCGTGCTGCGGGTGGTGCTGTTCGCCTGCGTGCAGATCCCGATCATGCTGCTGGTCAGTCTCGTCCTCGCCCTGTTCCTGGACGCGCTCAGCTCCCGGATGGCCGGCCGGTTCCGGATTCTGCTGCTGGTGCCGTACATGATCCCGGGTGTGGTCGCCGCGATCGTGTGGCTGAACCTCTACAGCCCGGACGTCGGCCCGCTCACCCCGCTCGGCGAGATCTTCGGGTTCTCCTGGAACTTCTTCGCGCCCTCGATGGTGTGGCCGTCCATCGGCAACCTGCTGACCTGGCACGGCATCGGCTACAACATGGTCATCATCTACTCGGCGCTCCAGGGCGTGCCCCGCGACCTGTTCGAGGCGGCGCGGCTCGACGGGGCCTCCGAGCTGCGGATCGCCCGCAGCATCAAGATCCCGTTCGTGCGGGGGGCGTTGGTGCTGACGGGGATGCTCTCCATCATCCAGATGCTCCAGATCTTCAACGAGCCCGCGCTCTTCCGGAACGTCACCCCGCAGACGGTCAGCGACTCCTTCACCCCGATCATGATCATCTACAACCAGGCGTTCAACGCCGGCAACTACCACTACGCGGCGGCCCTTTCGGTGCTGCTCGCCCTGATCCTCGGCGTCGCCTCCTTCCTGTTCTACCGGTTCACCTCGAAGGAGACCGACTGATGACCCTCATCGAGGAACCCACGAAGACCCGGCCCGTCCGCCGTCTCACCGAGCCCGATCCGGCGGCCCGTTCGCGCGGCGGGCAGCGGTTCCTGCTCGTCGGGCTGTCCCTCGCGAGCGTCTACAGCCTCTTCCCTGTGTGGTGGCTGATCGTCGCCTCCACCAAGGACCGCACCGGGCTCTACCAGTCCAACGGACTGTGGTTCTCCGGCTGGCATCTGTGGGACAACCTGCATCAGCTGTTCACCTACGAGCACGGCATCTTCCTGCGCTGGACGGCGAATTCCTTCCTCTACGCCGGTGTCGGCTCGCTGGGTGGCACGTTGCTGGCGCTGGCAACCGGTTACGGCCTCGCGCGCTTCGACTTCCCGGGCCGCAACCTCGTCTTCGCGTGCGTGGTCGGTTCCTTCCTGATCCCGATCGCGCTGCTCACACTGCCGCTGTACCTGCTGTTCTCGGAGATCGGCCTGGTGGACACGCCCTGGGCGATGCTGATCCCCTGTCTGATCAACCCGTTCAGCGTGTACCTCGCCAAGGTGTACACGGAGGCCACGATCCCCTTCGAGCTCCTGGAGGCGGCTCGTATCGACGGCGCCGGAGAGCTCAGGATCTTCTTCAGCATCGTGCTGCGGATGATGACCACGGGTGGCGCGACGGTGTTCCTGCTGGCCTTCGTGAACACCTGGAACGCCTTCTTCCTGCCGCTGACCGTGCTGCGCGGCGAGAACAACTGGACGCTCAACATCGGTCTCTACAACTGGTCCGGCAAACGTCTGGAGTCCGGCGTCGACCTCACCAGTCTGGTCCTCACCGGCGCCCTGCTGTCCATCGTCCCGATGGCGATCATGATGGTCGCGATGCGCCGCTACTGGCGTTCCGGAGTCACCCTCGGAGCCCTCAAGTGACCCTGCTGCACAACCCGGTGATCCGCGGCTTCGCCCCCGACCCGTCGATGGTCCGCGTCGGCGACTGGTACTACGTGGCGACGAGTTCCTTCGAGTGGTTCCCGACGATCCCGCTGCACCGCTCGCGCGACCTCGCGCACTGGGAGTACGCGGGCCATGTCGAGGGCGCCGTCCCGGGCGACTCCCTCGCGGGCGTCCCGGATTCGGGCGGCATCTGGGCACCCTCCCTGAGCTGGGACGGCGAGCGGTTCTGGGTGGTCTATTCGATCGTCCGCTCGGTCGGAACGCCGTACTTCGACACGGACACGTATGTCTCTACGGCGGCTTTCTCCACGGCGACGGAGGCGGTCGGCGCGTGGACGGCACCGCGGCGGATCGCGAGCCATGGATTCGACCCCGCGCTCTTCCACGACGACGAGGGCCGGCTGTGGCTGCTCAATCTCCAGAACGACCACCGCCCCGGCGGCCGGCGCTTCGCGGGGATCGTGCTGACCGAGCTGGACCGGCAGACGCTGGCGCCCGTCGGTGACACGCACCTGCTGCTCCAGCACGAACGGCTCGTCGAGGGGCCGAAGTTGGTCCGCAAGGACGGCTGGTATTACCTCGTCCTCGCCGAGGGCGGCACGGGTTTCGAGCACGGGGTACTGGTGGCCCGCAGCCGGGAGATCACCGGCCCGTACGAGCTGGACGACCGGCCGCTGCTGACGTCCCGGGACGACCCTTCGCTGCCCTTGCAGAAGGCCGGACACGGCGAACTGGTCCACCTTCCCGACGGAAGCTGGGTACTGAGTCACCTCACGGCCCGCCCCCTGAACACGCCGAACGGCCCACGCTGCCCACTCGGCCGCGAGACGGCCATCCAGGCGCTGACCTGGGACACAGAGGGCTGGCCGAGGCTGCGGCACGGGGGTCCGCATCCTTCGATCGAGGTCGACGTATCGACCCACCCACGGGTGGAGGGCGAGGCCGCTGCCCCGGCGCCCCCAGGGCCAGAGAACGAGACCGCCGCCCCGGCCCATCCGGGCCCAGAGGTCCGGATCAGCACACGGACGTCCCTGGGGCCGCCGGCTCAGACCGGCGCACCGGCAATCCGGACCGCCGTACCGACGCACCCGCGGCCCCCGGCCCAGATCGCCACACCAGCCCAACCACGTCCGGCAATCGACGCCGCCCCACCAACACACCCACGACCGCAGCCCCACCCCGGCACACCAATACACCCCGGACCCCAGACTCAGCCCGGCACCCCGCCGCAACCGCACCCGGCAGTCCAGACCGCCGTACCAACCCACCCGCGGTCGTCCAGGCAACCCGCGCTCTCGGGTGGTCCGTTGGGCTGGCCCTGGAGCACTCTGCGGGCCGCGCCCGATCCCTCCTGGGTGGACGCCGCCGCCCGGCCTGGCTGGATCCGGCTGCGTGGGCGGCACGGGCCCGAGTCGTGGTGGGCGCACAGCCTGCTGGCCCAGCGGATCACCGAGCACCGGGCGGAGGCCGAGGTCACCGTGGAGGCCCGGCCGACCACGTTCACCCAGGCCGCCGGTCTGGTGCTCTGGTACAACACCGAGTCCTATCTGGCCCTCGACCTGACCTGGGCGGAGCCCGAGGGCGAGGAGCAGCGCGGCCAGCAGTGGCAAGGCGGCGGCGGACGGACCGTGCTCAGCCTGGTGGAGCGGGACGAGGGCGGCACCCGGCAGGTGGCCGTGGTCGACGTCCACACGGAAAGCGCCTTCACGCTCGGCGTGACCGTGGAGGATGGGGTGGCTCGTTTCTGGTCCCTGGGCGCCGACGGCGTACGGACACCCGTCGGCCCGGAACTGGACTTCACCCGCCTCTCCGACGACCACGGATCCAAGCTCCGGTTCACGGGCGCGATGGCCGGAATCCACGCTGTGGACCTGGTCAGCGCGGCCTTCACGGCCGACTTCACCGGGTTCCGCCTGAGCTGCGGGTAGCGTTCGAAGTTTCGAAAGCCAGGGGGACTTGAAGACCCGCGAAGCCCGACCTCTTCCCGACTTCACCGGGCGAACCTAGGGTAGGAAGCGCTTACTGTTTCCGCGCTGGTCGAAAACTTTCATGGCCCTCGGGCGGGCCGGAGAGGTGGTTCCCGATGGTCCGCACGGGGAGTGCGAGCGTGGCGGCCGGTCCCACGCTGGCGGTCGTGGCCCGGGAGGCGGGCGTGTCGGTACCGACCGCCTCCAAGGTGGTCAACGGGCGGGAGGACGTGGCCCCCGAGACCCGCCGCCGGGTCACCGAGGCGCTGGACCGGCTCGGCTACGTCCGCAGACCGAGGTTCGACGCGGCGAAGGCGTCGGGACTGGTCGACCTGGTCGTGCACTCGCTGGAGACCTCCTGGTCGGGTGCGGTGCTGCACGGGGTGGAGGCGGCCGCCCACGACGCGGGTCTCGAGGTGGTCGTCTCGGCCGGGCCGAACCGCACCCGGGCCGGGCGCCCGGAGCGCGGCTGGCTGGACAAACTCACCGCGCGCGGTTCCTCCGGGGTGCTGTTCAACCTGGCCGAGCTGACGTCGTCGCAGTACGGCTGGCTGGACCAGCACCGCATCCCGTACGTCCTGATCGACCCGGTCCTGGAGCCGCCGCCGGGCGTCGTCTCGGTGGGCGCGGCCAACTGGCAGGGCGGGGTCACTGCGACCGAGCACCTGCTGGCGCTGGGGCACGAACGCATCGGGGTCGTCGCCGGCCACCAGCGCAAGGTGTGCAGCAGCGCGCGCGTGGCGGGCTACCGTTCCGCGCTCGCTGCGGCGGGGATACGGCAGCGGCCCGAGTACGTCCGCCACGCAGGCTTCGACGAGAGCGCGGCCCACCGCCGCACGCTGGAACTCCTGGACCTGCCCGAACCGCCCACCGCGGTCTTCGCCTGCTCCGACCGCATGGCCCTCGGCGTGTACGAGGCCCTGGCCGAACGGGGCCTGCGCGTGCCGGACGACATCAGCGTCGTGGGCTTCGACGACCTGCCGGAGGCCCGCTGGACCACCCCGGCCCTCACCACGGTCCGCCAACCGCTGTCAGAGATGGCGGCAACCGCTCTGCGCCTGCTGGTCCGCATGATGGAGGGCGACCGCCCGGAGAGCACCCGGACCGAGTTGTCGACGCGGTTGGTGGAGCGGGCGAGCACGGCCCCGCCGGCCGGCTGAATCGCGTCGCTGCGCCCAGTGCCCCGGCGTACGCCTCCCCCGGTCGGCCCGTGCCTCCTCGTGTCGGCTGCGTGTGCCACTGACCACCGGTTTCGTTCACCTTCGGTCATCTGTGGGCGGCGGGAACTGGCCGGGGCGGGCGGGCGTCGAACGATGCGGCGGGGAGGGAGCCGCCGCCCCGACGAGGGCGGCGGCGAGCAGTGGGGGGACGACCATGACGCGCTGGCGGCCGCTGCCGGAGTCACTTCCGAGGGAGGCGCGGCATCTCGTCGAGCAGCTGCGCCACCTCAAGGACCGTACGGATCTGAGCCTCGCCGAGCTGGCGCGGCGCACCGCGTACAGCAAGTCGTCCTGGCAGCGGTATCTCAGCGGGGCCAAGCAGCCGCCGCGCGGGGCGGTGGAGGCGCTGTGCCGGGTGGCGGGCGCGGATCAGGCGCGGCTGCTGGCGCTGTGGGACCTGGCCGCCCCGGTCTGGCCGTACGGCACGGTGGTGGCCGTCGTGGCGACCGAGGGGGCGGTGCCGACGGGGCCCGGCCTCGAGTACCGGCGATGGCGTACGGCGGCGCTGGCCGCGTTCGCCGTCATCGTGATGCTGGTGGCGGGGGTGCTGTGGGCGTGGCCGTCGAGGGGCGGGTGACCGTACGGCCGCCCGCTCCCCCGTCGGCGGCGGTCAGCCCACCTGCTCGTAGTACGCGATCCGCCAGGGGCCGGTGCCCTTGAGCTTCACGCGGTACTTGCCGCTGACCCGCTTGAAGTCGACGTCCCGCTTGTCGCCGTCGTAGCGGACGCCGCCGCCCGAGACCGGGCCGTGGAGCCACTGCTGGGCGAACTCCCAGGTCTGGTCGGTGACCACGCCGTCGTTGTCGGTGAGGCCGTAGCGCTCCTGCCACCACTGCGTGGCCGACTCGGTCTCCGGGCCGAACGAGCCGTCGATCTGGCTCTTGGAGTAGTTGTGCCAGTCCCCGTCCTCGTCCTGCCACTTGGCGCCGTCCGCGTACAGGACGGACTGCCACAGGGCCGTGGCGTTGCTGTCGGCGTGGTCGTCGACGCCCAGGTTCTCCTCGTCCTGCCAGTCGTCGCTGACCACACCGTTGCCGTCGATGCCGTGGTACGAGGCCGCACTGGCCGTCGGCGCCACGGCGAGGCCGAGGGTTCCGGCGCCCAGCAACGCTGCCATCACCATCGCGACGGCCCGCTTGCGCATGCTCATGGAAGTCTCCCTTTCCGAACCGCCGTGGTTCCCCCCGTGGTTCCCCCTGGGGCGGCTCGTTTCGCTTGGCACGGCACAGACTCACAGGCCTGAGGTGCGCACGGCGAGACCTGCCGCAGTCCCCGGACCGCCGGGGGACGGTCCGTCCCGCGTACGGCGGCGTGGTCCGGGAGCGCGGGTCGTACGGGGACCTGCTGGGACGGACGGGACGCGCCACGGGGCCGGCTCAGGCCTCGCTCTGCTCCCGCACTAGAGGACTGAGGGGTGTATCGCCGTACAGGTGTTCCATCGGACCGGTCGCTTTGCGTAGCCTCGGCGCGGTGAACGTGATTCCCGCACGGCTGGACCATCTCGTCCTCGCGACCCCGGACCTGGACGCGGCGGTCGCGACCGCCCGGGCCCGCGGCTACGACCCCGGTGAGATCCGCCCGATGAGCCGCCGCACCCCCGACGGGACCCTGCTGACATGGCGCCTCACGGACGGCGACACCCAGCACCGTTCCTAGGGGCTGAGCGGAAGTGAGCCCTGTTGCCAGGTCTCATGCTCAGCCGAACGCTCCGAACGGTGTTGGGCGTTCTGGTTGCCCGCGTTCGCCCCGCATTCGGCGCCGACGGATCGTGTCCGTGGTCCGGTGATGCGGGGGCGGGTTCCCTCACGCCCGGGGACACCCGGTCGGGCCTGGACGGTCCGATGCCCCTGCTCATCACTCCGGTGAGCAGGGGGCGGTGCCGTCCGTCGCCGGATCGGGTGTCCCTGGGCGCGCCTTCCGATCGCCACGGCAGCAGCATCGTGGCGAGTGGTCTTGCGGTTCTTCGTGGTGAGGGGCTTCTGCCAGTGCTGGGCGCCCCACTTCGAGGTGTAGGCCGGGTCGACGGCAATGACCGCGATACCCGTGGCGTCGGCCATCGACGCCAGCCGGGCGCGGAGCTTGCCGGTGGGCAAGCCGGAGATCAGCTGCCGGAACCGCCTCTTGCGGCCGTGCTTCTCCCGGGTCATCTCGGCGGCGAAGTCCAGGTCCTCAACGGCAATCGCCTTCACATCACAGGTGCGGGCCCAGTGCAGGAGGCGGGTCAGGGCGTGGCGGACCTGGGCGTCACGATGGGGCGCGGTGCCGGTCAGATCATAGAAAAAGCGGTGCGGGGCGCCGGTCGGGTTGCCGTGGACGTCGAGGCGCCGTGCGGCGAGGTGATCGGCGTTCATGTCGACGCCGATCACGCCGTGGGCGAGGGCGGCCTCGATCGTGAGGGCGGGGGTGGGCGGGAGCTGCCAGGCGGCGGTCAGGTACCAGCGGTCCCGGCCGGCGTCGATGGGGGTCCCCCCGCTCGAGCGAAGTCGAGAGTGGGGGAGGATGCGGTAGGCGATGGCCCGATTGGCCGTGACGCGGTCGGCCCACTCGGTTCCTCGGTGCGTGAACGTGACCCGGCAGGCCAGGACATAGCGGCCGTGCGGGGCGTTCGCCAGATACGTGAGCGGCGCGGGGAGTTTGATACTCACCTCACCGTCCGGGCTGACGCGGATCGTCTCGTTGCCGTACCGCTTGCCGGACTCACCGTCCGCCTGGCAGAACCAGCGTTCCGCCTCCCAGCCCCGGCGCCACGCGCCCTCGGTGATCCCGGCCGCCTCCAGGTAGTGGCGGGTGCGGGCCAGACGCTTGCCGCCGCGCACGACGTGCACGATGCCGGCGTCGCGGTCGGCCCGCGCGGCAGCCAGCCGGTCCTGCAGCACCCGCAGCCGCCGGGACTTCGCATGCCACTCCCGCTGGGACCAATACCCACCGGGCGCCTTCTTCGTGCCCTTCTGCCCGACCGGCTGCGACAGCCGGTCCTCGATGGTGCGGATGCCCGCTTCCAGGTTCTGGATGTACGCCGACTGGCAGCGGCGGGCCAGCGCCCACTCGTCGTGCGTGGCCTTGGTGATACTGCCCGCCCACCGCGACGAAGCAAGCGGCGTCAGCTCCCGCTTGCGCACCGCCCATGCCTGACCGGAGTGCGCTAGGCCGTCCCGGCAGCGCGCCTTGAGATCCTTCGAAGCCAGCGACCCCAGGTGCCCGCCGACCAGGCGCAGCACCTTCTCATCGTCCGGCGTCAGGTGCTTGAGACGGGTCCGGACGGCCACACCACCGGGACCCGACGCGACAAACGGCGCGGCGAGACTCCTCAGCTCACCCACCCTGTCACCCCCGCCCGGCCCCACCCGAAGATCCCGTCGCCATGGGAAACGAGCGGCACCCATGAAGGTCACGCATTCGATGAGGGAACGTCAGTTCCCCGCTGAAACCGACACCACGACACCCAGGCACACAACACCGACCACCAGCACGCACTCCCGCTCACCAGAACGCTCTTGAACACACCAGCGGCAGCAGCTCCAAACCCCTCCGGCCTGGTCCCCTTCCTCATCGACTGGGGCACCTCCCCCCACCCGACGGCCTCGGGCCTTCCCGCCACTCCCCTGCTCTCCCTGACCGCGACCGCCCCGGTCCCGGACGAGATCCGGCCCCTCCTCGCCGCCCTCGACGCCGACCTCCCCCTCACCGAGGGCCCGGTGGGTCTCTCCTTCACGCTGGACACTCCACGGGGGCCGGTGGTCTTCGGCTGACGTGTCCGATTCCTTCAAGACCGGGCGTCCGGGCGCTGCCTACGGTGGCGGCATGACTCCACGATTCGATGCCATCGGTCTGGTGGCCTCCGACATGGCCGCCTCCGTCGCCTTCTACCGTCGGCTCGGGTTTCCGTTCCCCGAAGGGTCGCAGACGCAGCCGCACGCGGAGGCCGAACTTCCGGGCGGTGTGCGGCTGATGCTCGACACCGAGGAGACGGTCCGCTCCTTCCACCCGGCGTGGCGGGCACCGGCCGGCGGCAGCCGCACCGCGCTGGCGCTGCGGTGCGACAGCCCGGCCGAGGTCGACGCCGTGTACGAGGAGCTGGTGGGCGAGGGGTTCCACGGTGAGCTCAAGCCGTGGAACGCCGAGTGGGGGCAGCGGTACGCCTCGCTGCACGACCCCGACGGCAACGGCGTCGACCTGTACGCCCCGCTAGCCGACGGCGAGTAGCCGCCCGAGCGGCACGCCCGCCAACTCCTTCACGTCCCGCGCGAGATGCGCCTGGTCCGCGAACCCGCTCCGCACCGCCGTCTCCGCGAACGGCACCCCGGCCCCGGCCAGCACGAGAGCCCGCCGCAGCCGCAGAATCCGGGCCAGCGTCTTCGGCCCGTACCCGAAGGCCGCAAGCGACCTCCGGTGCAACTGCCGTGCTCCCAGGGCGAGTTCGTCCGCCGTCGCGGCGACCGGGCGGCCCGCGTCGAGCGCGGTCACGAGGGCGTGCAGAACGGGGTCAGGAGGGGTGGCACGCTCCAGGGCGATCTCTTCGAGCGCCGTGGCGGCGTCGGGGGCCTTCTCGATACGGCTCCGCAGCCGCCGTACCTCTGGAGCCGGCCAGAGATCGGCCAACTCGACGCGGCGGTCGCGCAGTTCATGGGCGGGCACACCCAGGAAGGCGGGCGCGGTCCCCGGGTAGAAGCGCACGCCCGCCCAGTCGCTCGGGGCGCCGCCGGTGACGTACGCACGTGTGTCGGGCCCGGCGACGAGCAGCCGTCCTTCGTTCCAGAGCAGATCCATGCACCCGTCGGGCAGCACACGTCCGGCCCCGTCACCGGTCCAGATGACGGCACCGGCAAGCCGGGACGCCCGTTCCGTGTACACACCCCCAGGCTACGATCAGCCCCCACCGGCCCGCACCCGAAACTCCTGCGGACTGACCCCGTACCCCCTCTTGAACGCGCTGGACAGCGCAAAGGCGCTTCCGTACCCGACCTGTCGGGCGATCGCCTCGAGCGTCGAGGAACTCCCCCGCAGCAGATCCGCCGCCAACGCCAGCCGCCATCCGGTCAGATACGTCATCACCGGCTCGCCCACCAGCTCGGTGAAGCGCCGAGCGAGCGCGGCCCGCGAGACTCCGGCCTTGGCCGCCAGGGACGCCACCGTCCAGGGATGCGCGGGATCGTCCTGCACCAGCCGCAGCACCCGCCCCACGACAGGATCGGCCAGCGCCGCGTACCAGGCGGGTGCCTCCGCCTCGGGCCGGGAGAACCAGGCCCGGAGCGCCGCGATGACCAGCAGGTCCAGCATCCGGTCCAGGACGACCTCCTGCCCCGGCTCGTCGCGCACGATCTCCTCCATGAGGAGCGGGGTCAGCGGGCACTCCCACACGTCGGTGGTGAGCGACAGCAGCGGCGGCAGCGCGTCCAGGAGACGGTTGCTGATCTCGCCCTCCATCAGATACGTCCCGATGAGGACCACCGTCCCGCCGTCGGGCCGGTCGCCCCAGGTGCGCACCCCGAGGTCCATGGAGCCGTTCAGGGCCCGCCCGTCGGGGTAGCTGCACTCCGCGCCGGGCAGGATCAGCACCTGCGGAGCCGTACCGGGGTCGTCGGCGCAGGTGTAGGGGTCGGGGCCGCGGGCGATGGCGAGGTCGCCGGGGCCGAGCCGGATCCGCTCGCCCGAGTCGGGCACGATCCAGGCGTCGCCACGGACCACCAGCATGACCGTCAACGGCGCCCGGTCCTCCACCCGCACCGCCCACGGCGGGTCGAAACACGCACGGATCATGAAGGCGCCACGCGCCCGCGGTCCTTCCAGCAGGCCTGCCAGAGCGTCCATACGGCCAGCGTAGACGCGCGCGCATGGGAATGAGCCGTTCAGCGATGGTCCCTTGTGGCGGGCGGCAGTTGACTCGACGGCATGACACAGAACGCGCGGAACATGACGGTGGTGGTGACCGGTGCCTCGGGTCGTACGGGCAGCCGGGTGGCGCAGTCCGCGGAGGCGGCGGGGCTGACGGTCCGGGCGGCCTCGCGGGCGCAGGGGTTCGACTGGCAGGACCGGTCGACGTGGGCGCAGGTGTTGCGGGGCGCGGACGCGGCGTACCTGGTGTACCCCTCGGACATCGGCGCTCCGGGGGCCGCCGAGGCGATCGGGGCGGTCGCGCGCGAGGCGGTGGGGGTCGGCGTACGGCGGCTGGTGCTGCTGTCGTCGCGGGGGCAGGACCGGGCGCGGGACGCGGAGGAGGCGCTGCACGCCTCGGGGGCCGACTGGACGGTCGTACGGGCCGCGTGGTTCGCGCAGAACTTCAGCGAGGGGCCGTTGGTGGAGGAGTTGCGGCTGAGCGGGGAGTTGGTGTTTCCGGCCGGTGAGGTGCGGGAGCCGTTCGTGGATGTGCGGGACATCGGGGACGTGGTGGCGGCCGTGCTGGTGTCGCCGGACCGGTATGCCGGAGAGACGCTCACCGTGTCGGGACCTCGGTTGCTGACCTTCGGCGAGG includes:
- a CDS encoding peptidoglycan-binding domain-containing protein, which gives rise to MSMRKRAVAMVMAALLGAGTLGLAVAPTASAASYHGIDGNGVVSDDWQDEENLGVDDHADSNATALWQSVLYADGAKWQDEDGDWHNYSKSQIDGSFGPETESATQWWQERYGLTDNDGVVTDQTWEFAQQWLHGPVSGGGVRYDGDKRDVDFKRVSGKYRVKLKGTGPWRIAYYEQVG
- a CDS encoding helix-turn-helix domain-containing protein, producing MYTERASRLAGAVIWTGDGAGRVLPDGCMDLLWNEGRLLVAGPDTRAYVTGGAPSDWAGVRFYPGTAPAFLGVPAHELRDRRVELADLWPAPEVRRLRSRIEKAPDAATALEEIALERATPPDPVLHALVTALDAGRPVAATADELALGARQLHRRSLAAFGYGPKTLARILRLRRALVLAGAGVPFAETAVRSGFADQAHLARDVKELAGVPLGRLLAVG
- a CDS encoding AraC family transcriptional regulator; the encoded protein is MDALAGLLEGPRARGAFMIRACFDPPWAVRVEDRAPLTVMLVVRGDAWIVPDSGERIRLGPGDLAIARGPDPYTCADDPGTAPQVLILPGAECSYPDGRALNGSMDLGVRTWGDRPDGGTVVLIGTYLMEGEISNRLLDALPPLLSLTTDVWECPLTPLLMEEIVRDEPGQEVVLDRMLDLLVIAALRAWFSRPEAEAPAWYAALADPVVGRVLRLVQDDPAHPWTVASLAAKAGVSRAALARRFTELVGEPVMTYLTGWRLALAADLLRGSSSTLEAIARQVGYGSAFALSSAFKRGYGVSPQEFRVRAGGG
- a CDS encoding NmrA family NAD(P)-binding protein, with the translated sequence MTQNARNMTVVVTGASGRTGSRVAQSAEAAGLTVRAASRAQGFDWQDRSTWAQVLRGADAAYLVYPSDIGAPGAAEAIGAVAREAVGVGVRRLVLLSSRGQDRARDAEEALHASGADWTVVRAAWFAQNFSEGPLVEELRLSGELVFPAGEVREPFVDVRDIGDVVAAVLVSPDRYAGETLTVSGPRLLTFGEAVAEIAKATGRELTYRAVSPQRYGENLLGFGVPAPEVEALVEAFTQLLDGRNAYLSDGVRQVLGREPRDFADFAREAAAAGTWKV
- a CDS encoding helix-turn-helix transcriptional regulator, giving the protein MTRWRPLPESLPREARHLVEQLRHLKDRTDLSLAELARRTAYSKSSWQRYLSGAKQPPRGAVEALCRVAGADQARLLALWDLAAPVWPYGTVVAVVATEGAVPTGPGLEYRRWRTAALAAFAVIVMLVAGVLWAWPSRGG
- a CDS encoding LacI family DNA-binding transcriptional regulator, which translates into the protein MVRTGSASVAAGPTLAVVAREAGVSVPTASKVVNGREDVAPETRRRVTEALDRLGYVRRPRFDAAKASGLVDLVVHSLETSWSGAVLHGVEAAAHDAGLEVVVSAGPNRTRAGRPERGWLDKLTARGSSGVLFNLAELTSSQYGWLDQHRIPYVLIDPVLEPPPGVVSVGAANWQGGVTATEHLLALGHERIGVVAGHQRKVCSSARVAGYRSALAAAGIRQRPEYVRHAGFDESAAHRRTLELLDLPEPPTAVFACSDRMALGVYEALAERGLRVPDDISVVGFDDLPEARWTTPALTTVRQPLSEMAATALRLLVRMMEGDRPESTRTELSTRLVERASTAPPAG
- a CDS encoding family 43 glycosylhydrolase, producing the protein MTLLHNPVIRGFAPDPSMVRVGDWYYVATSSFEWFPTIPLHRSRDLAHWEYAGHVEGAVPGDSLAGVPDSGGIWAPSLSWDGERFWVVYSIVRSVGTPYFDTDTYVSTAAFSTATEAVGAWTAPRRIASHGFDPALFHDDEGRLWLLNLQNDHRPGGRRFAGIVLTELDRQTLAPVGDTHLLLQHERLVEGPKLVRKDGWYYLVLAEGGTGFEHGVLVARSREITGPYELDDRPLLTSRDDPSLPLQKAGHGELVHLPDGSWVLSHLTARPLNTPNGPRCPLGRETAIQALTWDTEGWPRLRHGGPHPSIEVDVSTHPRVEGEAAAPAPPGPENETAAPAHPGPEVRISTRTSLGPPAQTGAPAIRTAVPTHPRPPAQIATPAQPRPAIDAAPPTHPRPQPHPGTPIHPGPQTQPGTPPQPHPAVQTAVPTHPRSSRQPALSGGPLGWPWSTLRAAPDPSWVDAAARPGWIRLRGRHGPESWWAHSLLAQRITEHRAEAEVTVEARPTTFTQAAGLVLWYNTESYLALDLTWAEPEGEEQRGQQWQGGGGRTVLSLVERDEGGTRQVAVVDVHTESAFTLGVTVEDGVARFWSLGADGVRTPVGPELDFTRLSDDHGSKLRFTGAMAGIHAVDLVSAAFTADFTGFRLSCG
- a CDS encoding carbohydrate ABC transporter permease, with amino-acid sequence MTLIEEPTKTRPVRRLTEPDPAARSRGGQRFLLVGLSLASVYSLFPVWWLIVASTKDRTGLYQSNGLWFSGWHLWDNLHQLFTYEHGIFLRWTANSFLYAGVGSLGGTLLALATGYGLARFDFPGRNLVFACVVGSFLIPIALLTLPLYLLFSEIGLVDTPWAMLIPCLINPFSVYLAKVYTEATIPFELLEAARIDGAGELRIFFSIVLRMMTTGGATVFLLAFVNTWNAFFLPLTVLRGENNWTLNIGLYNWSGKRLESGVDLTSLVLTGALLSIVPMAIMMVAMRRYWRSGVTLGALK
- a CDS encoding sugar ABC transporter permease gives rise to the protein MIRSLRWKGAAFTVPFQLGFVFLYLLPIGYAVYQSLYRSQSSGLGLGGTTDEFSGLDNYQQGLTDSAFMGSVLRVVLFACVQIPIMLLVSLVLALFLDALSSRMAGRFRILLLVPYMIPGVVAAIVWLNLYSPDVGPLTPLGEIFGFSWNFFAPSMVWPSIGNLLTWHGIGYNMVIIYSALQGVPRDLFEAARLDGASELRIARSIKIPFVRGALVLTGMLSIIQMLQIFNEPALFRNVTPQTVSDSFTPIMIIYNQAFNAGNYHYAAALSVLLALILGVASFLFYRFTSKETD
- a CDS encoding VOC family protein, which translates into the protein MTPRFDAIGLVASDMAASVAFYRRLGFPFPEGSQTQPHAEAELPGGVRLMLDTEETVRSFHPAWRAPAGGSRTALALRCDSPAEVDAVYEELVGEGFHGELKPWNAEWGQRYASLHDPDGNGVDLYAPLADGE